The Gemmatimonadota bacterium DNA window CCGCCTTGCCTAACGCGTCCACCCCTGGGCCATAGAGCTGGGCGATGTGCCAAAAGAGCGATCGCGAACGATCGACTGGCGTGCGCGTGGTCGCCACGATCGGCCCGGTATCGATGGTTCCGTCGGCGATGTAGTGCACGGTGCACCCGATCTCGGTGTCACCATTCGCCAGCGCCCTGAAGGTCGCCAGCACCCCCCGATACGCGGGGAGCAGCCCGGAGTGCAGGTTGAGCACGCCGAGCGGCGGGATGGCGAGAAAGGCGGACTTGAAGATCGCGCCGTAGCGGATTGAGACGACGAGATCGGGGGCCAGCGCGCGCACCCAGGCGAGCCCCTCCTCGTTGTTGGGATTGGGGAGCGCGGTGACCGGGATGCCGCGGCGCGTGGTCAGCTCGCGGTAGGTCAGCAGGCGCGTGCCGTCGTCGGGGAGGTTGGCCCGTTCAACGAGCGGGAACAACAGCTCGAGCGGAATGTGCTGCTCGGCCTGGCGCAGTTCGCGTCGTTGGGGTGGTTCGACGGTGTCCGTACCGGCTTTGCCGACGCGCTGGGTGAGGGCGATGGAGACGTCGTGCCCCGCCAGCGCCGGGAGGAGGCGGTTGATGGCGAGGCAGGAGAAGAGGTCGGCGTTGAGGCAGGCGAGGATGCGCATGGCTGCAACGTAGCGACTACCGGCGATCCGCCGGTGCGCCCATCACGCCCGTTAGGCGCCCCGCCTCAGTTCCAGTTCACGATCGGCAACCACCGCCGCCCCTTGGGATTGTCCCGCACGATGTTCACCACCCCCACCTGCACCCCGTGCAGGCTCCGCGCGTAGTTCACGATCCCGATCGTGAGCCCGCGCTGCGTCCCCTGGATGTAGTTGAACGACGAGACGCCAACCCCCCGCAGCGTCCCCCCCTCGATCACCCGCACCGTCCCGCCGGCCAGCATCAGGCCGTGCAGCTGCTCCCCTCCGACCCCAAGCCCGCCGATCGAGACCCCCTCGATCCGCGACGCCCCCACCCCTACCCCCCCGATGCTCAGGTACTTGAGCGTCCCGCCGCTACCGACCCCGGCGCCGCCGATGAAGATCCCGGTCAGGTCGCCACCGCCGCCCACCCCCACCCCGCCAATCCCGATCCCCGAGAAGTTGCCGCCAAGCCCCGCGCCGATCCCGCCGATCAGGACCCCCTTTCCGCCGCTGCCAGCCGCTACCCCCAGCCCGCCGACCATGAGCCCGGCGACCTCGCCGCCGCTCCCGACGCCCAGGCCGCCGACCGCGATGCCGCGCACGTTGCCGGCGGCGCCGATCCCCAGGCCACCGATGCCGAGCCCGCGAATATCGCCGCCGGCCCCGGCACCGAGCCCGCCGATGACGGCACCGCGAATGTCGCCCGCCACTCCGGCGCCGGCACCACCGACGATGATGCCTCGGCCATCCCCGCCGGCACCGGCGCCGAGTCCGCCGATGATGAGCCCGCGCAGGTCGCCACCGGTCCCGGCACCGAGCCCCCCGATCATGATGCCGCCGATCCGCT harbors:
- a CDS encoding formyl transferase, whose translation is MRILACLNADLFSCLAINRLLPALAGHDVSIALTQRVGKAGTDTVEPPQRRELRQAEQHIPLELLFPLVERANLPDDGTRLLTYRELTTRRGIPVTALPNPNNEEGLAWVRALAPDLVVSIRYGAIFKSAFLAIPPLGVLNLHSGLLPAYRGVLATFRALANGDTEIGCTVHYIADGTIDTGPIVATTRTPVDRSRSLFWHIAQLYGPGVDALGKAAQRVLRGDALATTAQPGGTYYSYPTHEEWARLAADGWTVVTMADAASVWQRFGATP